A stretch of Mya arenaria isolate MELC-2E11 chromosome 14, ASM2691426v1 DNA encodes these proteins:
- the LOC128218437 gene encoding uncharacterized protein LOC128218437 isoform X2, producing METSNCCDVLLCYLCAHILLLLCFSRVFVNGDQAIYVTNDTCGKEISFASTDVIHFHYDGSKWYDEGGHHFRRCEIKISNKHKDTELCIASPYSRYTMEWVGKCTARFQFRFYYYALPCFGYTNKGNCQNSEEALAVFFYPVVFKEGDFEIKIYTRYRAPTTTWHYDSGGDSGNNNNYNDEDNDDDGAETSFSSWGVAFVIVAVFVSFCACLYRVIRSRNSTGQNVGTDGLSLEPFQVDMPVILRSNSSPPSVANSFTT from the exons ATGGAAACTAGCAACTGTTGTGATGTTTTGCTGTGTTATTTATGTGCCCATATCCTCCTGTTGTTATGCTTCAGTCGTGTATTTGTCAATGGAG acCAAGCGATTTACGTCACAAATGACACGTGCGGAAAGGAAATTTCATTTGCATCGACGgatgttatacattttcatTATGACGGTAGCAAATGGTACGACGAAGGTGGACATCATTTCCGAAGATGTGAGATCAAGATTTCCAACAAACATAAAGATACAGAGTTATGTATTGCATCACCGTATTCAAGATACACTATGGAATGGGTTGGCAAGTGCACAGCAAGGTTCCAGTTCAGATTCTACTATTACGCATTG cCGTGCTTTGGATATACGAACAAAGGAAACTGCCAAAACTCCGAGGAAGCGTTGGCTGTCTTCTTTTACCCTGTCGTGTTCAAAGAGGGTGATTTCGAAATAAAGATTTACACCCGGTATAGAG CTCCTACCACAACTTGGCACTACGATTCTGGGGGTGATAGtggtaacaacaacaactataaTGATGAAGATAATGATGACGATGGTGCGGAAACTAGTTTTTCGAGTTGGGGCGTGGCATTTGTGATAGTTGCTGTTTTCGTCTCTTTCTGCGCATGCTTATACAGAGTTATTAGAAGTCGAAATTCGAcag GCCAGAATGTTGGAACGGACGGGCTTTCCCTCGAGCCTTTTCAAGTAGATATGCCGGTTATTCTAAGATCAAATTCCTCACCCCCGTCAG TTGCCAACAGCTTCACCACATAG
- the LOC128218437 gene encoding uncharacterized protein LOC128218437 isoform X1, producing the protein METSNCCDVLLCYLCAHILLLLCFSRVFVNGDQAIYVTNDTCGKEISFASTDVIHFHYDGSKWYDEGGHHFRRCEIKISNKHKDTELCIASPYSRYTMEWVGKCTARFQFRFYYYALPCFGYTNKGNCQNSEEALAVFFYPVVFKEGDFEIKIYTRYRAPTTTWHYDSGGDSGNNNNYNDEDNDDDGAETSFSSWGVAFVIVAVFVSFCACLYRVIRSRNSTGQNVGTDGLSLEPFQVDMPVILRSNSSPPSGQTVGTAGLLSHEPFQVDMPVIPRSNSPPPYDSLIVNGMDTYGAQQRDPSIPPYLSATDSNTNHPSAPPLISEQPQIRAWHCSPQLPTASPHSGEPPQNGAYNVQYSVEESEDRHTHRTPGFSTSNNNETSQTPPHAETDLSELPPPPSYEMVVSADSPYLTSDSDYHTDTCINDVSSHYS; encoded by the exons ATGGAAACTAGCAACTGTTGTGATGTTTTGCTGTGTTATTTATGTGCCCATATCCTCCTGTTGTTATGCTTCAGTCGTGTATTTGTCAATGGAG acCAAGCGATTTACGTCACAAATGACACGTGCGGAAAGGAAATTTCATTTGCATCGACGgatgttatacattttcatTATGACGGTAGCAAATGGTACGACGAAGGTGGACATCATTTCCGAAGATGTGAGATCAAGATTTCCAACAAACATAAAGATACAGAGTTATGTATTGCATCACCGTATTCAAGATACACTATGGAATGGGTTGGCAAGTGCACAGCAAGGTTCCAGTTCAGATTCTACTATTACGCATTG cCGTGCTTTGGATATACGAACAAAGGAAACTGCCAAAACTCCGAGGAAGCGTTGGCTGTCTTCTTTTACCCTGTCGTGTTCAAAGAGGGTGATTTCGAAATAAAGATTTACACCCGGTATAGAG CTCCTACCACAACTTGGCACTACGATTCTGGGGGTGATAGtggtaacaacaacaactataaTGATGAAGATAATGATGACGATGGTGCGGAAACTAGTTTTTCGAGTTGGGGCGTGGCATTTGTGATAGTTGCTGTTTTCGTCTCTTTCTGCGCATGCTTATACAGAGTTATTAGAAGTCGAAATTCGAcag GCCAGAATGTTGGAACGGACGGGCTTTCCCTCGAGCCTTTTCAAGTAGATATGCCGGTTATTCTAAGATCAAATTCCTCACCCCCGTCAG GCCAGACTGTTGGTACGGCCGGGCTATTATCCCACGAGCCTTTTCAAGTAGATATGCCGGTTATTCCAAGATCAAATTCCCCTCCCCCGTATGACTCCCTCATAGTAAATGGGATGGACACATATGGGGCACAACAAAGGGACCCATCCATTCCTCCTTATTTATCCGCTACGGATTCGAATACAAATCATCCTTCAGCACCACCACTTATAAGCGAACAACCTCAAATTAGAGCATGGCATTGTTCTCCTCAGTTGCCAACAGCTTCACCACATAGTGGAGAGCCACCTCAAAATGGAGCATACAATGTACAGTATAGCGTTGAAGAGAGTGAAGACAGACACACACATAGAACACCAGGTTTCTCAACTAGTAATAACAATGAAACAAGTCAAACTCCACCTCACGCTGAAACAGATTTGTCAGAGTTGCCTCCACCTCCATCCTATGAAATGGTCGTATCTGCGGATAGCCCTTATTTGACGAGTGACAGTGATTATCACACAGACACTTGCATTAATGATGTATCTAGTCACTATTCATGA